The genomic DNA GAAGATGGGGATCAGCACCGTCTCCAGCTATCGCAACGCGGCCCTCTTCGATATTGTCGGCCTCTCCCGCGAACTGGTCGGCGACTGTTTTCCTGGGAGCGCCCTGCATCTGCCGGGACTGGGCTACGAGGAGGTCGAAAAGCGCCTGGCGCAGCGGCACCGCGCCGTCTTCCACGAAAGTTACCTGACCCCGATCTATCCCCTGGGAATCGGCAGTTTCTACCAGAACAACCCCGCAGGGGAGTATCACGACCTCGGCGCCCACACCGTGACCCTGCTGCACCGGTTCGCCGCGAGCCTACAGCGCGACGATTATCTGCACTTCCGCAAGCGGATCGAAGGCCGGGGACATCGCTTTGTCCGCGATTTTTTCACCTGGAAGAGCGACCGGTCGCCGCTGTCCCTGGACGAGGTCGAGTCGGTGGAGGCGATCACGGGCCGCTTCGATTCGGCGGCCATGTCCCTCGGTTCCATTTCCCCCGAAGCCCACGAAGCCCTGGCCGAGGCGATGCGCATCCTCGGCGGCGCCTCCAACAGCGGCGAGGGGGGCGAATCACCGGAGCGGCTGAAGACCAGCCGCAACAGCAAAATCAAGCAGGTCGCCTCGGGCCGTTTCGGGGTAACCCCCGAATGCCTGCGCAGCGCCGAACAGATCCAGATCAAGGTTGCGCAGGGGGCCAAGCCCGGCGAAGGGGGACAACTTCCGGGGGACAAGGTGACGGCACTGATTGCGAGCCTGCGCTACACCCTGCCGGGCGTTACTCTGATTTCGCCGCCGCCCCACCACGATATCTACTCCATCGAGGATCTCGCCCAGCTCATCTTCGACCTGCGCCAGGTCAATCCACGGGCGAAGATCAGCGTCAAGCTCGTTTCCTGCGGCGGGGTCGGCACCATCGCCGCCGGGGTCGCCAAGTGCTACGCCGACCGCATCGTCATCTCCGGCTGCGAGGGGGGGACCGGCGCCGCGCCGCTGACTTCGATCAAGCACGCCGGTAATCCCTGGGAACTGGGACTGGCCGAGGCGCACAACAGCCTCAAGGCCAACCATCTGCGGGAACTGGTGGAGCTGCAGGCGGACGGTGGCCTCAAGATCGGCGCCGACGTGGTCAAGGCGGCGCTGCTCGGCGCCGAATCTTACGGCTTCGGCACCGCGCTCCTGGTGATGCTCGGCTGCAAGATGCTGCGGGTCTGCCATCTCAACCGCTGCACCGTGGGGGTGGCGACCCAGGACGCCAACCTGCGCGAGCATTTCGTCGGCACCGTCGACAAACTGGTCGCTTACTTGCGCAACGTCGCCGAGGACGTGCGCGAGATTCTCGCCCACCTTGGCTATCGCAGCCTGGACGAGGTCATTGGCCGCAGCGATCTGCTCGCTGTGGTCGACCATCCCGAGTCCGCGCCCTTCGATTTCTCCCAGGTGCTGTGCCGTATTGAGGGAGATGATCGCCGGCGGCGGCCCAATCCCCCCTTTGACGACAACGCCTTCGAGAAGGACGTCCTCAAAGAAGTCCAGCCGGCGATCCGCGACCCCCGTGTCGAGGTGGTGGTGGAACGGGAGATCCGCAACGTCAATCGCAGCTTTGGCGCCCTGCTCAGCGGTGAGGTCGCCCATTATTACGGCAACGCCGGCCTGCCTCGCGAAGCAGTCACCCTGCGCCTGACCGGGGTCGCCGGGCAATCCCTCGGCGCCTTTCTGCTCGATGGGCTGAACATCCATCTCAGCGGGGTCGGCAACGACTACGTCGGCAAGGGGATGCACGGCGGGCGTATCGTCATCGTTCCCGGCGTCTACCAGGAAGGGGCCTCGGCCGTGGGCAACACCTGCCTGTACGGGGCCACCGGCGGCAAGCTGTTCGTCGCCGGCACCGCCGGCGAGCGCTTCGCCGTGCGCAATTCGGGGGCGCTGGCGGTGGTGGAGGGGACCGGCGACCACGCCTGCGAATACATGACCGGCGGCACCGTCGTCATTCTAGGCGAGACCGGCATCAACTTCGGCGCCGGCATGACCGGCGGCGCGGCTTTTGTCTACGACCGGGCCAAACATTTCATCGACAAGCTCAACCGCGAGCTGGTCGAGGCGCGGCGCATCGACGTGGATGACGACAGCGACGGTAAGATCTATCTGAAAAAGATCCTGCTCAGCTATCACAACCGCACCCGCAGCCCCAAGGCGCGGCGGATTCTCGACCATTTCCGCGAGGAGCTGGCCTATTTCTGGATGGTCACGCCCAAGGACATGAAGGCGCCGTTGAATCCGAAAGAGGGGGATTGATCATGCAGAATTTTACGACGACTCACCGTCAGGAGCCCGCGAAGGAAAATGCCGCCTTGCGCACGCGGAATTTCGACGAAATTTACCGGTTCTTCTCGATCGCCCAGGCCGCATCCCAGGCTGAGCGCTGCGTTCAGTGCGGCGATCCCTTCTGCGCCGCTATCGGCTGCCCGCTTGGTAACGCCATCCCCCAGTGGCTTGCCGCCATCGCCGGGCGCGATCTGGAAAAGGCCTTCTGGCTCGCCAACGAAACCTCACCCTTTCCCGAGATTCTCGGCCGCATCTGCCCGCACAGCCATTTGTGTGAGGGGGCCTGCACTCTGAACGACGGCTACGGGGCGATCAGCATCGGCGCTATCGAGGCCTCCATCGTCGATCTCGGTTTTGCCGCCGGGCTGAAACTTCCCTTTCCCGGCGTCATCCGCCCACAGAAAGTGGCGGTGATCGGTTCCGGTCCAGCCGGGCTCGCCTGCGCCCACTTTCTGTTGCGGGCCGGTATCGGCGTTGATCTGTACGAGCGTGCCCCCGAGCCGGGCGGGCTGCTCGCCATCGGTATCCCCAATTTCAAGCTCGACAAAAACCTCGTGCGGCGGCGCTTCGCCATCCTCCAGGAAGCCGGACTCAACCTTCACCTGAACTGTGAGGTCGGTCGCGATATCGCCTTCGATGAGCTGCTGAACCGCTACGACGCGATCTTTCTCGGTCTCGGCGCCACCGGCGGCAAGCTCCCCCATCTCTCCCACGAACGCCACGGCAACGTCTTTCTCGCCATGGAATTTCTCGGCACGGTGCAGCGGCGGGTTTCCGGGGGGATTCTGGAGCGTCGCTTTGACGTGCGCGGCAAGCGGGTGGTCGTTCTCGGCGGCGGCGACACGGCGATGGACTGCGTGCGCACGGCGATCCGCGAGGGGGCGGAAACGGTTACCTGTGTCTACCGGCGCGACGCGGCGAACATGCCGGGGAGCGTCAAGGAGTATCACAATGCCATCGAGGAGGGGGTGGAGTTCTTCTTTCATCGCGCGCCCAAGCGGATCATCGTCGACGATGATGGGCGGCTAACCGGGGTGGAAGTGCTCGAAACCTGCCTGGCCGAGCCCGACGCCAGGGGCCGACGCCAGGTGACCGAGGTCCCCTGTTCAGAGCATTGCATCCTCGCCGACGTGCTGATCCTCGCCCTCGGCTTCGATGTGGAGGACCACCCCTGGCTGGCGTCGGCGGAACTCCGCAAGAGCTTCAAGCAGCTGGAAGTCGACAAAACCGACGGCCGCACCTCCCACCCCAAGGTTTTCGCCGGCGGCGATTGTCAGCGCGGCGCGCACCTGGCGGTCACCGCCGCCGCCGACGGAAGGCGGGCGGCGCTGGCGATCATGACGCAACTTCTGGGCGGATAAGATTCGGAGGCTGACTTATGTCAAACAAGGAGGAGTCTATGAAAAAGCAATGGATTCTATGGGGACTGTCGCTGCTGCTGACGTTGGCCGGAGTCGCTTTCGGACAGGTGGATCGCAGCGGTGAGGCGGCGGCGCTGATGAAAGGCCTGGAGTCGACCAGTCGCAGCGCTCGCATCGACGCGGCCAAGCGCATTACCCAGGCGGGGCTGACCGATGGAGCGCTCTACGACAGGGTCGCGGCGCTGCTGCGAACCGGCTACGGCGAGGCGGTCGAGGCCAATGCCGTCGATGAAATGGCCTGGCTGTGCAAGGCGTTGGCGGCTTCGGGCGATACCCGGCATCAGCCGCTGCTGGAAGAAGTCGCGACCTCGGCGCCCAGCCCCAAGCTGCAGAAATACGCCCGCGAGAGTATCGATTCTTTCGCCGAATACCAGGAACGTATCAGGGTCCTTAATGCGACGACGGGTTGGAACGCGGCCCTGAGCGATACTGAAAACCGGCTGGTCGGCATGCTTGGCGCGGAAAACGCCGAACTCAAACGGGACGCGGCCAAGACTATCGTCCGCGACAGCCCGGTGGCGGAAGCGGTTTACGATGCCGCGGCCTCGGCCCTGACCGGGATGCTGGCGGCCGGAAGCCTGGACAATCTGTCGGTGGATACGATGGCCTGGCTGTGCAAGGCGTTGGGGGCTTCGGGCAACAGCAAATATGCCCCCGCCCTGGAGCAGGTGGTAGCCACGGGGAACAAGAAGCTCGCCAAGTTTGCCAACGCGGCCTTGCAGGAATTGCAGTAGGCGGGATTCAAGGAAGGACATACGAAAAGGGCGGCCGTGGGGCCGCCCTTTTCGCGTTGATCGTTTGTTGAAACGAAGCTGTTAGTGGCTGCTCTGCTTGGCTTCTTCCTGTTTGGGGGCGGTAACCGCCTTGGCGAAGCCGAACATCACCAGGATGGCGGGGATCAGCTGGGCGGCGACGATCAGGCCACAGAAGCCGAGGAAGATCCAGACGACGATACCGCTGTGGTCGCTGCGGGTTGAGGCGGCGAAGGCCGGAGCGGCGAGGGTGGAAAGAGCCAGGGTGGCGGCGGCGATGCGGGTGGAGAGTTTCATGATGTGCTCCTGTCGAAAAATGAGGGTTGATACAGTCCGTGCAAACGGATTAACGATGGGTGACGCGCTTGCGAAAGAGCTCTTTGGTTCCGCTGAGGAAGAGAATCAGGCCGGGAACCAGCTGCGCGGCGATAATCATGGCGAAGAAGCCGAAGAAGATCAGGGACAAAAGGCCAAAGCCGGATTTTTCGGGAAGATCGGCGGCCCAGGCCGCGGTCGTC from Desulfuromonas acetexigens includes the following:
- the gltB gene encoding glutamate synthase large subunit: MNFAEQFKDACGFGVLAQIGNRPSHALVEDAIRALSRMMHRGAVAADGKTGDGCGLLCALPTAFFRRMAAENGCSLPERFAVAMLFLTDEARQLAVFEEVCEKNDLRLLWTREVPVDTEALGVHALAMLPKIRQAFVVPAALIATRRFDALLYLTRKEVEHRLADDRDFYIPSFSRKTVAYKGLVMPSHLRTLYPDLRQEDFASSFVVFHQRFSTNTLPRWRLAQPMRTLAHNGEINSLHANRFNARHKFNEAKSLVFSEAELARLFPLFEEGVSDSASLDNMLEFLLANGIDFFKAVRSLIPPPRHNVSHMPSRLRSFYEYTSAAFEPWDGPAALTVTDGRYVGCVLDRNGLRPAKYLITSDDRLLIASEYGVLDIPPERVRERGRLQSGEMIAADLEQGRIFYTRDIDRYLMESQPYSEWLTDRTFYLQEFIEHQFDDLSDYAQVDLDRFQRFFNVTHESLEMIVRPMLEGGKEPTGSMGDDTPMAAFSEAPRNFTDFFRQNFAQVTNPPIDPYREKAVMSTTIGFGCLGNPLVESPERARRLKSISPILSRDIFDALLSFGDPARPRFEADYKYRTFATIFDGDLRGSLQRLGEEVLAAVREEAVRVVVLDDRGVDDKRKIIPMAMAVGYLNQQLLAAKLRHRVNLVAVTGEVNDSHAACVLLGYGVTAIYPWLLYATSYELCRRRELSTKEIRRSLKNLYDAMTKGILKIMSKMGISTVSSYRNAALFDIVGLSRELVGDCFPGSALHLPGLGYEEVEKRLAQRHRAVFHESYLTPIYPLGIGSFYQNNPAGEYHDLGAHTVTLLHRFAASLQRDDYLHFRKRIEGRGHRFVRDFFTWKSDRSPLSLDEVESVEAITGRFDSAAMSLGSISPEAHEALAEAMRILGGASNSGEGGESPERLKTSRNSKIKQVASGRFGVTPECLRSAEQIQIKVAQGAKPGEGGQLPGDKVTALIASLRYTLPGVTLISPPPHHDIYSIEDLAQLIFDLRQVNPRAKISVKLVSCGGVGTIAAGVAKCYADRIVISGCEGGTGAAPLTSIKHAGNPWELGLAEAHNSLKANHLRELVELQADGGLKIGADVVKAALLGAESYGFGTALLVMLGCKMLRVCHLNRCTVGVATQDANLREHFVGTVDKLVAYLRNVAEDVREILAHLGYRSLDEVIGRSDLLAVVDHPESAPFDFSQVLCRIEGDDRRRRPNPPFDDNAFEKDVLKEVQPAIRDPRVEVVVEREIRNVNRSFGALLSGEVAHYYGNAGLPREAVTLRLTGVAGQSLGAFLLDGLNIHLSGVGNDYVGKGMHGGRIVIVPGVYQEGASAVGNTCLYGATGGKLFVAGTAGERFAVRNSGALAVVEGTGDHACEYMTGGTVVILGETGINFGAGMTGGAAFVYDRAKHFIDKLNRELVEARRIDVDDDSDGKIYLKKILLSYHNRTRSPKARRILDHFREELAYFWMVTPKDMKAPLNPKEGD
- a CDS encoding glutamate synthase subunit beta, with protein sequence MQNFTTTHRQEPAKENAALRTRNFDEIYRFFSIAQAASQAERCVQCGDPFCAAIGCPLGNAIPQWLAAIAGRDLEKAFWLANETSPFPEILGRICPHSHLCEGACTLNDGYGAISIGAIEASIVDLGFAAGLKLPFPGVIRPQKVAVIGSGPAGLACAHFLLRAGIGVDLYERAPEPGGLLAIGIPNFKLDKNLVRRRFAILQEAGLNLHLNCEVGRDIAFDELLNRYDAIFLGLGATGGKLPHLSHERHGNVFLAMEFLGTVQRRVSGGILERRFDVRGKRVVVLGGGDTAMDCVRTAIREGAETVTCVYRRDAANMPGSVKEYHNAIEEGVEFFFHRAPKRIIVDDDGRLTGVEVLETCLAEPDARGRRQVTEVPCSEHCILADVLILALGFDVEDHPWLASAELRKSFKQLEVDKTDGRTSHPKVFAGGDCQRGAHLAVTAAADGRRAALAIMTQLLGG